A region from the Variovorax sp. RKNM96 genome encodes:
- a CDS encoding Kdo hydroxylase family protein encodes METQLVELDLSDWNAATPNEAWIAELEAGKVLYFPRLGFELLPEERSLLTPSLLSPDVRNISLDAHGKLKGAVGDEAVQRTAAAMVGRFRAQAQQLIHGLLPHYTPALRLAPTSYRPAQVETRVQSWRADDRRLHVDAFPSRPNYGERILRVFTNVNPEGAPRVWRVGEPFEDIAKRFLPRAKPYVRWQARLLQALHVTKSFRSEYDHLMLQLHDGMKSDMAYQETSPQEKAEFPPGSVWVCFSDQTSHAVMAGQYMLEQTLHLAASKQYNPDSSPLAILSRLTGRNLV; translated from the coding sequence ATGGAAACGCAGCTCGTCGAACTAGACCTTAGCGACTGGAACGCGGCCACGCCCAACGAGGCGTGGATCGCGGAGCTGGAAGCGGGCAAGGTGCTGTACTTTCCGCGCCTGGGCTTCGAGCTGCTGCCCGAAGAGCGCAGCCTGCTGACACCCAGCCTGCTGTCGCCCGACGTGCGCAACATCAGCCTCGACGCCCACGGCAAGCTCAAGGGCGCCGTCGGTGACGAGGCGGTGCAACGCACGGCAGCGGCGATGGTGGGGCGGTTTCGCGCGCAGGCGCAGCAGCTGATCCACGGCCTGCTGCCGCACTACACGCCGGCCTTGCGGCTGGCGCCCACGAGCTACCGGCCGGCGCAGGTCGAGACGCGCGTGCAGTCGTGGCGTGCGGATGACCGCCGGCTGCACGTCGACGCGTTTCCTTCGCGTCCCAACTACGGCGAGCGCATCCTGCGCGTGTTCACCAACGTGAACCCCGAAGGCGCGCCGCGCGTCTGGCGCGTGGGCGAGCCTTTCGAAGACATTGCCAAGCGCTTCTTGCCGCGCGCCAAGCCCTACGTGCGCTGGCAGGCCAGGCTGCTGCAGGCGCTGCATGTGACCAAGTCGTTCCGCAGCGAGTACGACCACCTGATGCTGCAATTGCACGACGGCATGAAGTCGGACATGGCGTACCAGGAAACCTCGCCGCAGGAGAAGGCCGAGTTCCCGCCGGGCTCGGTGTGGGTGTGTTTTTCCGACCAGACTTCGCACGCCGTGATGGCGGGCCAGTACATGCTCGAACAGACCCTTCATCTGGCCGCTTCGAAGCAATACAATCCTGACTCGAGCCCGCTCGCCATCCTGAGCCGGCTGACCGGACGCAATCTCGTCTGA
- the greA gene encoding transcription elongation factor GreA, which produces MATIPITKRGAEKLRAELHQLKTVDRPWVINAISEARAQGDLSENAEYEVAKDRQGFIEGRIQEVEGKLSAAQIIDPTELDAGGKVVFGSTVELEEEESGEAVKYQIVGEDEADLKLGLINISSPIARALIGKEEGDTAEVQAPGGLKRYEIVAVRYL; this is translated from the coding sequence ATGGCCACCATTCCAATCACCAAGCGCGGTGCCGAAAAGCTGCGCGCCGAGCTGCACCAGCTCAAGACCGTGGACCGCCCCTGGGTCATCAACGCGATTTCCGAAGCCCGCGCGCAGGGCGACCTGAGCGAGAACGCCGAGTACGAGGTCGCCAAGGACCGCCAGGGCTTCATCGAAGGCCGCATCCAGGAAGTCGAGGGCAAGCTCTCGGCCGCGCAGATCATCGATCCGACCGAGCTCGACGCCGGTGGCAAGGTGGTGTTCGGCTCGACAGTGGAACTCGAGGAAGAAGAGTCGGGCGAAGCCGTCAAGTACCAGATCGTGGGCGAGGACGAAGCCGACCTGAAGCTGGGCCTCATCAACATCTCCAGCCCGATCGCGCGCGCGCTGATCGGCAAGGAAGAGGGCGACACCGCCGAAGTGCAGGCCCCGGGTGGCCTCAAGCGCTACGAGATCGTGGCCGTTCGCTACCTCTGA
- a CDS encoding DUF4149 domain-containing protein translates to MKDRLALLLAAFWWGSLTTIGFLVVPMLFAKLGNPAVAGNFAGQLFEAQSWVAIGCGLILLIHFRSKADERMDAATMTSIGIVLGALLLALLQQYAVAPRILARDNLKLWHAVGGGMYVVQWACTLVLLWRMGARPGR, encoded by the coding sequence ATGAAAGACCGCCTGGCTCTGCTGCTCGCTGCCTTCTGGTGGGGCAGCCTCACGACGATCGGCTTCCTGGTGGTGCCGATGCTGTTCGCCAAGCTCGGCAATCCGGCTGTCGCAGGCAATTTCGCGGGCCAGCTGTTCGAGGCGCAGAGCTGGGTCGCCATCGGCTGCGGCCTCATCCTCTTGATTCATTTCCGGAGCAAGGCCGATGAGCGCATGGACGCGGCCACGATGACGTCCATTGGCATCGTCCTCGGCGCCCTGTTGCTGGCGCTGCTACAGCAGTACGCCGTGGCACCGCGCATCCTGGCGCGGGACAACCTCAAGCTGTGGCACGCCGTCGGCGGCGGCATGTATGTCGTCCAATGGGCGTGCACCTTGGTGCTGCTCTGGCGCATGGGCGCGCGGCCCGGTCGCTGA
- a CDS encoding glycosyltransferase, whose amino-acid sequence MKWGTKYGPEYVNRLYAMVRRNLSGDFKFVCLTDDGAGIRPEVTCLPIPPLNLQLAPGQRDGAWKKLTTFEQDLHGLRGTALFLDVDVVVVGSLDAFFEQPGEFLIIHDYARPWRRERITGNSSVYRFELGAHADVLAYFRANMDKVQAEHRNEQAYLSDFLHKQGKLSYWPEAWCPSFKYHGIPTWPTNYWEEPFVPEGARIMIFHGECNPPDALAGRRNRAFRYIRPASWVAKFWKE is encoded by the coding sequence ATGAAGTGGGGCACGAAATACGGCCCCGAATACGTCAACCGCCTCTACGCGATGGTGCGCCGCAACTTGAGCGGCGACTTCAAGTTCGTCTGCCTGACCGATGACGGCGCCGGCATCCGCCCCGAGGTGACGTGCCTGCCGATCCCGCCGCTGAACCTGCAACTGGCCCCCGGCCAGCGCGACGGCGCGTGGAAGAAGCTCACCACCTTCGAGCAGGACCTGCACGGCCTGCGCGGCACCGCCCTCTTCCTGGACGTCGACGTGGTCGTCGTGGGCAGCCTCGATGCCTTCTTCGAGCAGCCCGGCGAGTTCCTGATCATTCACGACTACGCCCGCCCCTGGCGGCGCGAGCGGATCACCGGGAATTCATCGGTCTACCGCTTCGAGCTGGGCGCCCATGCCGACGTGCTGGCGTATTTCCGCGCCAACATGGACAAGGTGCAGGCCGAACACCGCAACGAGCAGGCCTACCTGTCGGACTTCCTGCACAAGCAGGGCAAGCTCTCCTACTGGCCCGAAGCCTGGTGCCCAAGCTTCAAGTACCACGGCATCCCGACCTGGCCGACCAACTACTGGGAAGAGCCCTTCGTCCCCGAAGGCGCACGCATCATGATTTTTCATGGCGAGTGCAATCCGCCCGATGCGCTGGCGGGACGACGCAATCGCGCCTTCCGCTACATCCGGCCCGCGAGCTGGGTCGCGAAGTTCTGGAAAGAGTGA
- a CDS encoding YhbY family RNA-binding protein: MPAIQLTPAERKVHRAEAHHLDPIVMVGGDGLTPAVKKEADAALKAHGLIKVRVFSDDRLARDAMLRELAEELDAAPIQHIGKLLVLWRPKPEKEKVVDEDRMPGPRDVKVLKYSKRGGQRPEIKTLRVLGNQRLTPGGTIKRAKAKRPLSAKKRNQSD; this comes from the coding sequence ATGCCCGCCATTCAACTTACCCCTGCCGAGCGCAAGGTGCACCGCGCCGAAGCTCACCACCTGGATCCGATCGTCATGGTCGGTGGAGACGGGCTCACCCCTGCCGTGAAAAAGGAAGCCGACGCCGCGCTCAAGGCCCATGGCCTCATCAAGGTCCGCGTCTTCTCCGACGACCGCCTTGCCCGCGACGCCATGCTGCGCGAGCTCGCCGAAGAGCTCGATGCCGCCCCGATCCAGCACATCGGCAAGCTCCTGGTGCTGTGGCGCCCGAAGCCCGAAAAGGAAAAGGTGGTCGATGAAGACCGCATGCCCGGCCCACGGGACGTCAAGGTCCTGAAGTACAGCAAGCGCGGCGGCCAGCGCCCCGAAATCAAGACCCTGCGCGTGCTCGGCAACCAGCGCCTCACCCCCGGCGGCACCATCAAGCGCGCCAAGGCCAAGCGGCCGCTGTCGGCCAAGAAGCGCAATCAGTCGGATTGA
- a CDS encoding RlmE family RNA methyltransferase, producing the protein MNTKAKSKKVNKAWLHDHINDPYVKLATREGYRARAAYKLKEIDESLGLVKPGQLVVDLGSTPGAWSQYLRRRMSPEGAAVGTLNGTIIALDMLAMEPIEGVTFLQGDFREAELLEQVLGVLAGRKADLVVSDMAPNLSGIHSADGARIAHLIELAVDFAQHHLKPEGALVAKLFHGGGYDESVKLFKASFRTVKPFKPKASRDKSAETFLVGMGLKALDTP; encoded by the coding sequence ATGAACACCAAAGCAAAAAGCAAAAAAGTCAACAAAGCCTGGCTTCACGATCACATCAATGATCCGTACGTGAAATTGGCCACGCGAGAGGGGTATCGCGCCCGCGCCGCCTACAAGCTCAAGGAGATCGACGAGTCGCTGGGGCTGGTCAAGCCGGGCCAACTGGTGGTCGACCTGGGCTCCACGCCCGGGGCCTGGAGCCAGTACCTGCGGCGGCGCATGTCGCCCGAGGGCGCCGCGGTCGGCACGCTGAACGGCACGATCATCGCGCTCGACATGCTCGCCATGGAGCCCATCGAGGGCGTTACCTTCCTCCAGGGAGACTTCCGCGAGGCGGAGTTGCTGGAGCAGGTCCTGGGCGTGCTGGCAGGCCGCAAGGCCGACCTGGTGGTTTCGGACATGGCGCCCAACCTGTCGGGCATCCATTCGGCCGATGGCGCCCGCATTGCGCACCTGATCGAGCTTGCGGTCGACTTCGCCCAGCACCACCTGAAGCCCGAGGGGGCGCTGGTGGCCAAGCTTTTCCATGGCGGCGGCTATGACGAATCGGTCAAGCTGTTCAAGGCCAGTTTCCGTACCGTCAAGCCGTTCAAGCCCAAGGCGTCGCGCGATAAATCGGCCGAGACTTTCCTCGTCGGGATGGGTTTGAAGGCCCTGGATACGCCTTGA